From a region of the Leishmania major strain Friedlin complete genome, chromosome 32 genome:
- the NMT gene encoding putative N-myristoyl transferase: MSRNPSNSDAAHAFWSTQPVPQTEDETEKIVFAGPMDEPKTVADIPEEPYPIASTFEWWTPNMEAADDIHAIYELLRDNYVEDDDSMFRFNYSEEFLQWALCPPNYIPDWHVAVRRKADKKLLAFIAGVPVTLRMGTPKYMKVKAQEKGEGEEAAKYDEPRHICEINFLCVHKQLREKRLAPILIKEATRRVNRTNVWQAVYTAGVLLPTPYASGQYFHRSLNPEKLVEIRFSGIPAQYQKFQNPMAMLKRNYQLPSAPKNSGLREMKPSDVPQVRRILMNYLDSFDVGPVFSDAEISHYLLPRDGVVFTYVVENDKKVTDFFSFYRIPSTVIGNSNYNLLNAAYVHYYAATSIPLHQLILDLLIVAHSRGFDVCNMVEILDNRSFVEQLKFGAGDGHLRYYFYNWAYPKIKPSQVALVML; encoded by the coding sequence ATGTCTCGCAATCCATCGAACTCCGACGCTGCGCATGCGTTCTGGAGCACACAGCCCGTACCGCAGACGGAAGATGAGACGGAGAAAATTGTGTTCGCTGGTCCGATGGACGAGCCAAAGACGGTAGCCGATATTCCTGAGGAGCCGTACCCGATCGCCAGCACATTTGAGTGGTGGACGCCGAACATGGAGGCGGCCGACGACATTCACGCAATTTACGAGCTTCTTCGGGATAACTACgtcgaagacgacgacagcaTGTTTCGTTTCAACTACTCCGAGGAGTTTCTTCAGTGGGCACTATGCCCACCGAACTACATCCCGGACTGGCACGTTGCAGTTCGCCGAAAGGCGGATAAGAAGCTGCTGGCCTTCATTGCCGGCGTTCCCGTGACGTTGCGCATGGGCACTCCCAAGTACATGAAGGTGAAAGCACAGGAAAAGGgcgaaggggaggaggcggccaaGTATGATGAACCCCGTCACATCTGCGAAATCAACTTTCTCTGTGTCCACAAGCAACTCCGGGAGAAGCGGCTTGCCCCGATTTTGATCAAAGAGGCGACGCGCCGCGTGAACCGCACCAACGTGTGGCAGGCGGTGTACACGGCTGGGGTGCTGCTACCCACTCCGTATGCATCAGGGCAGTACTTCCACCGCAGCCTGAACCCCGAGAAGCTTGTGGAGATCCGCTTCAGCGGCATTCCAGCACAGTACCAAAAGTTTCAGAACCCAATGGCGATGCTGAAGCGCAACTACCAGCTGCCAAGCGCGCCGAAGAACTCTGGTCTTCGTGAAATGAAGCCGTCTGACGTTCCGCAGGTGCGGCGGATTCTCATGAACTACCTGGACAGCTTCGATGTAGGTCCCGTCTTTAGCGATGCCGAGATCAGCCACTACCTCCTTCCACGCGACGGTGTGGTCTTCACCTACGTGGTGGAAAACGACAAGAAGGTGACCGACTTCTTTTCCTTCTATCGAATTCCGTCGACTGTGATTGGGAACAGCAATTACAACCTTCTGAACGCAGCTTACGTTCACTACTATGCCGCGACGAGTATACCTTTGCATCAACTCATTCTCGACCTTTTGATCGTGGCGCATTCACGCGGCTTCGACGTGTGCAATATGGTAGAGATCCTCGACAACCGGTCTTTCGTTGAGCAGCTCAAGTttggcgccggcgacggtcATCTTCGATATTACTTCTACAACTGGGCGTA
- a CDS encoding putative mitochondrial carrier protein codes for MESLVAGACAGLFVDLSLYPIDTVKTRLQSKEGFLAAGGFSNVYKGLSATAVGSVPGGAAFFFGYDIAKRSFLSLAAPSGAASRIEATSITITPSVMACQAAAAVCGECFACCIRVPVEMVKQQMQAGHHATITSVLRNVTNNTATPVVVPRDSAAAVPSPPIRLSGMHHLFRGMPIMLMRELPFSVIQMSLYESLKAEMHASTDHSYASLSLPFCGAFSGGCAAFLTTPLDVLKTRIMLFRGGPGQENVSIRYVLDELIREPARPGDRFGYAQRFFRGASTRVLWISLGGSIFFGTYEFVKSGFQSVHTL; via the coding sequence ATGGAGTCGCTCGTGgctggtgcgtgtgctgggTTGTTCGTCGACCTTAGTCTCTACCCCATCGACACGGTAAAGACGCGCCTTCAGTCCAAGGAAGGTTTTTTGGCTGCTGGCGGCTTCAGTAATGTTTACAAGGGCTTGAGTGCTACGGCGGTGGGCTCTGTGCCTGGCGGGGCTGCGTTTTTCTTCGGCTACGACATAGCGAAGCGATCCTTCTTGTCACTTGCAGCAcccagcggcgctgcaagcCGGATAGAGGCCACTTCGATAACCATAACGCCGAGTGTAATGGCGTGCcaggccgcggctgctgtgtgCGGGGAGTGCTTTGCGTGCTGTATCCGTGTACCGGTAGAGATGGTGAAGCAGCAGATGCAGGCTGGACATCACGCAACCATTACCTCCGTGTTGCGCAACGTCACCAACAACACGGCAACGCCGGTGGTTGTTCCACGAGACTCGGCCGCAgctgtgccgtcgccgccaatTCGTCTCTCCGGTATGCATCATCTTTTTCGAGGCATGCCGATCATGCTGATGCGCGAGCTGCCGTTCTCGGTCATTCAGATGTCCCTGTACGAATCTCTGAAGGCTGAAATGCACGCGTCCACGGACCATTCCTACGCCTCCCTCAGCCTTCCCTTTTGCGGTGCCTTCAGTGGCGGGTGCGCCGCCTTCCTCACAACCCCATTGGACGTTCTAAAGACGCGGATCATGTTGTTCCGCGGCGGGCCGGGGCAGGAGAACGTGAGCATCCGGTATGTACTGGATGAGCTGATTCGTGAGCCAGCCAGGCCCGGTGACAGGTTCGGCTACGCTCAGCGCTTCTTCCGCGGCGCCTCGACACGCGTGCTATGGATTTCGCTAGGCGGGAGCATTTTTTTCGGTACCTACGAGTTTGTCAAGTCCGGCTTCCAAAGCGTGCACACGCTATAG
- the MRK1 gene encoding putative protein kinase — translation MTGRFTRPQWSLATGRHYASSGHSAASSCSTHTLKVNQTESYRPGPDDSGTYSANLRDSPSRTMSNTSVSVSPMDSSSPQEWGRSFRLFNSCRFLTSASGSRQRDGSIGQLYRSTFLHGRQGRGSSIGPEAERPLLGSSMVHQPQNSFFGTFSGQGGRYSFWPPDVNASGVLTAASPYVASNPSAPVSTASPLLSSSRFLGTGISPRGLADGHAVHRVVASCAMGSVVCTVSPGQNELPLAMNALRTHIALRGKTIIQGDAAHPLDIRKGPLIGAGGFAKVFAGVDTIRGELVAIKEIDISRVDDVKALNAIEAEFALLKSLHHPNIVSYSLFEHSKSQKVCRIAMELLAGDSTLHLLQKFGPLTEAVLRIVARSVLRAIRFIHKEGIFHRDIKPANILVSHRGEVKLCDFGCSKRVSELNKAASCIIGTPVYMAPEFIKGEANHKADIWSMACALFELSTGLLPWYHSGVKDNLPLMFYLTTTSESPMVLPSPEAKSEFSAEFFSFMELCFTRNVANRPEADDLLKHPWITGSRLAPVPNLPSAVFSLHQESSAVLRAFGSPGKSSTFSSPRDSAADRDDMSFNGSDGLQKSVSTTPTLNPAEEEMACQQELETVAAATALELCSLLVCSLEIPPRTAQETVTGEVGSGTGDTSPSLTRTFSIHSPALSHRGGGVSASVAEFLSPVYTPEHSMVHENFYYSQVPLGASAGNFVLPPGLDLDGAPPQQQYLRINEEGNLDMVHLPGDEMEDSVHGRSAFGDSAHGSFHAGRIVSPARNSSFSRGALSPRVATGPNAMGVADGPFSPLLGISGVFSRRESPSRAGPSAPSSPQGIPAPPLLCRPGPPTTFVSQPCSHTGSAHTSHVSPTSASKTGSNLDAVTPRTPRSNSPTSTQRSESFRGLPEKLKAHADGKLHMSFSVNTAPGCAVNVELNVDVADVQCKVVDNQPNFVVAFTDDVRSQIANKIKEVAEHSSSGMPAQTAGAHASSLSPSCGMEAHRSVSAGGGHFYNAPLFASASKATPRPLSHVSTGSAQRLVAVPRESLAGYSPYSGEEGSDMDSHTSSPMAAGWNERMDK, via the coding sequence ATGACCGGTCGCTTCACTCGACCGCAGTGGTCGCTGGCAACAGGGCGACACTATGCAAGCAGCGGGCACTCAGCCGCCAGCTCGTGCAGCACTCACACGCTGAAGGTGAACCAAACGGAGAGCTACCGGCCGGGTCCCGATGACAGCGGCACATACAGCGCGAACCTGCGTGACTCGCCCAGCCGCACCATGAGCAACACCAGCGTTTCGGTCTCCCCCATGGATAGCAGCAGCCCGCAGGAATGGGGCCGTTCCTTCCGCCTTTTCAACTCCTGTCGCTTCCTCACCAGCGCCTCAGGCTCACGGCAGCGTGACGGCAGCATTGGGCAGCTGTATCGCAGCACTTTCCTGCATGGTCGGCagggccgcggcagcagcattgGCCCGGAGGCCGAAAGGCCACTCCTCGGCAGCTCCATGGTCCATCAACCACAGAACAGCTTCTTTGGAACCTTTAGCGGGCAAGGTGGACGCTATTCCTTCTGGCCCCCTGATGTGAACGCCAGCGGAGTACTgacggccgcctcgccgtaCGTCGCATCCAATCCGTCCGCGCCTGTGTCGACAGCGAGTCCCCTATTAAGCTCTTCTCGCTTCCTCGGGACGGGGATCTCGCCTCGCGGGCTGGCGGACGGGCACGCTGTGCATCGTGTTGTCGCGTCGTGCGCAATGGGCTCGGTGGTGTGTACTGTCTCACCAGGTCAGAACGAACTGCCTTTGGCGATGAATGCCTTACGCACGCACATTGCGCTGCGCGGCAAGACGATCATTCAaggcgatgccgcgcacCCGCTGGACATTCGCAAGGGTCCCCTtatcggcgccggcggcttCGCGAAGGTCTTCGCGGGTGTGGACACGATACGCGGAGAGCTTGTCGCCATCAAAGAGATCGACATCTCCCGCGTGGACGACGTGAAGGCGCTCAACGCGATCGAGGCGGAATTCGCCCTCCTCAAGTCGCTTCATCACCCCAACATTGTCAGCTACTCCCTCTTCGAGCACAGCAAGTCGCAGAAGGTCTGCCGCATTGCGATGGAGCTGCTTGCTGGTGACTCCACTCTCCACTTGCTGCAGAAGTTTGGACCACTGACGgaagcggtgctgcgcatcgTGGCGCGGAGCGTCCTGCGCGCCATTCGCTTTATCCATAAGGAGGGCATTTTTCACCGAGACATCAAACCCGCGAATATCCTCGTCAGCCACCGCGGCGAGGTGAAGCTGTGCGACTTTGGCTGCAGCAAACGCGTGTCGGAGCTGAACAAAGCTGCCAGCTGCATCATTGGAACACCAGTGTACATGGCCCCGGAATTCATCAAGGGTGAGGCCAATCACAAGGCGGATATATGGTCGATGGCATGCGCGCTTTTCGAGCTGAGCACCGGGCTGCTGCCTTGGTACCACTCCGGCGTCAAGGACAATCTCCCTCTCATGTTCTACCTCACGACAACGTCGGAGTCTCCCATGGTGCTGCCCTCGCCAGAAGCCAAGAGCGAGTTCTCCGCGGAGTTCTTCAGCTTCATGGAACTGTGCTTCACACGCAACGTGGCTAATCGACCAGAAGCTGACGATTTGCTGAAGCATCCGTGGATCACGGGGTCGCGGCTCGCGCCGGTACCAAACCTGCCCAGCgctgtcttctctctccaccaGGAAAGTTCCGCCGTGCTTCGGGCCTTCGGCTCACCCGGGAAGTCTTCCACATTCTCCAGCCCGCGAGACTCGGcggcggaccgcgacgacATGAGCttcaacggcagcgacggcttGCAGAAGTCCGTCTCCACCACCCCGACTCTCAACcccgcggaggaggagatggcgtGCCAGCAGGAGTTGGAaaccgtggcggcggcgacggcgctggaACTCTGCTCCCTGCTCGTGTGCTCACTGGAGATCCCCCCTCGTACCGCGCAGGAGACTGTGACAGGGGAAGTGGGCTCGGGGACCGGCGACACGAGTCCCTCGCTCACGCGCACCTTCTCGATCCACTCACCCGCCCTCAGTCatcgtggcggcggtgtcagCGCGAGCGTGGCCGAATTTCTATCCCCTGTGTATACCCCAGAGCATTCCATGGTGCACGAAAACTTTTACTACAGCCAAGTGCCACTTGGGGCGTCTGCAGGCAACTTTGTCTTGCCGCCCGGACTGGACTTGGATggggcaccgccgcagcagcagtactTGCGCATCAACGAGGAAGGCAACCTTGATATGGTTCACCTCCCCGGTGACGAGATGGAGGACTCGGTGCACGGCAGGTCCGCCTTCGGCGACAGCGCCCACGGCTCCTTCCACGCTGGGCGTATTGTGTCCCCAGCGCGTAACAGCTCGTTCAGCAGAGGTGCCCTCAGCCCGCGCGTCGCGACGGGGCCGAACGCCATGGGCGTAGCCGACGGCCCTTTCTCCCCGCTTCTCGGCATCAGTGGCGTCTTCTCTCGCAGGGagtcgccgtcgcgcgcgGGCCCGTCAGCTCCGTCGTCCCCGCAGGGGATtcccgcgccgccgctgctgtgccggcCCGGCCCGCCGACGACATTTGTAAGTCAGCCATGCAGCCACACCGGCTCTGCGCATACGTCGCACGTCTCTCCCACGTCCGCATCCAAGACCGGCAGCAACCTCGACGCCGTGACGCCTCGCACCCCGCGGTCTAACTCGCCCACTTCCACGCAGCGCAGTGAGAGCTTCCGCGGGTTGCCGGAAAAACTGAAGGCGCACGCTGATGGAAAACTGCACATGTCTTTCTCTGTCAACACCGCCCCAGGATGCGCCGTGAACGTGGAGCTGAACGTCGATGTGGCTGATGTGCAGTGCAAAGTGGTGGATAACCAGCCGAACTTTGTGGTGGCCTTCACGGATGACGTGCGAAGCCAAATCGCAAACAAGATTAAGGAGGTGGCTGAACACTCTTCGTCGGGCATGCCTGCCCAGACTGCAGGAGCTCATGCCTCGTCCCTGAGCCCGTCGTGCGGGATGGAAGCGCACCGGTCGGTCTCTGCAGGTGGCGGCCACTTTTACAACGCACCGTTATTCGCGTCCGCCTCGAAGGCCACGCCGCGTCCGCTTTCACACGTCTccaccggcagcgcgcagcgacTGGTGGCCGTCCCGCGCGAGTCGCTTGCCGGCTATTCGCCCTACTCTGGGGAGGAGGGCTCCGACATGGACTCCCACACGTCGTCGCCAATGGCAGCGGGCTGGAATGAACGCATGGACAAGTAG
- a CDS encoding putative U2 small nuclear ribonucleoprotein 40K gives MRLTMDLVRLAPQFTNTMLQREIDLRGLRISSLDEHVLVLLENNFDVVNLSSNALTALEYFPTKSAAGSSDKDVRMSRVTTLVAHRNEIQRVSVASCVSALPNVVHFLADRNRLACVRDLYFLKQWKKLEVVSLEDNPVWETNSSNFDSEKLQAFLVFLCPRLKLINYQRVTQADRERAQKAKDEFKKLVQSWEAPLTLCAVTQSQPSSTVDGKKMRKRGREGRTAAAAAVASNVVTIDDELLNGATSATPAAADVNEDDDVALQARLDQLEERLLSDDVTAEEISQLEEEMTEISERMAAARKRKRH, from the coding sequence ATGCGACTCACGATGGACTTGGTGCGTCTCGCACCGCAGTTCACCAACACGATGCTACAGCGCGAAATCGACCTTCGCGGGCTGCGGATTTCCTCGCTCGATGAACACGTactggtgctgctcgagaACAACTTCGATGTCGTAAACCTCTCCTCCAACGCCTTGACGGCGCTAGAGTATTTTCCTACGAAGAGTgcagccggcagcagcgacaaggaTGTGCGGATGAGCCGCGTCACCACCCTCGTTGCCCATCGAAACGAAATTCAGCGCGTGAGTGTGGCTTCGTGCGTGTCTGCCTTGCCCAATGTTGTGCACTTCTTGGCCGATCGCAACCGcctcgcgtgcgtgcgcgatcTCTACTTCCTGAAGCAGTGGAAGAAGCTGGAGGTGGTGTCGCTTGAGGACAACCCCGTGTGGGAGACCAACAGCAGCAATTTCGATAGCGAGAAGCTGCAGGCGTTTCTCGTCTTTTTGTGCCCTAGGTTGAAGCTCATCAACTATCAACGCGTTACACAGGCTGATAGGGAGCGTGCACAGAAGGCGAAGGACGAGTTCAAGAAGCTGGTGCAGTCGTGGGAAGCTCCCCTTACACTGTGTGCGGTGACACAGTCGCAGCCGTCATCCACCGTGGACGGAAAGAAGATGCGCAAGCGCGGCCGCGAGGGCcgcacagcggcggccgccgcggtaGCAAGCAACGTTGTCACTATCGATGATGAGCTTCTCAACGGCGCAACGAGCGCGacccctgccgctgccgatgtgaacgaggacgacgatgTCGCTCTTCAAGCACGTCTAGACCAGCTGGAGGAGCGTCTCCTATCCGACGATGTCACGGCAGAGGAAATTTCGCAGTTGGAGGAAGAGATGACGGAGATATCGGAAAggatggcggctgcgcgtAAGCGGAAGCGCCATTAG